AATGAGCCCATAATAAGATGCCGCTGGTGTGTTTTGGGTTGCTCCCATCCAACTGGGCAAAGTAGCAAATTGCAAACTATAATCGGAAACTCCGCTGTAAATAGAGACTCTTCCAAGGGTTCGAATTTTTCCATGAAAGGCAGCATGTCCACTACCTTGCGAATGTCCCCCGACATAAACTAAGGACCAGTTGACAACATTGCCCGAAAGAAATTGGTCCCAACCTTCGCCTGGTCTCGTTTGGACTAAATATTGGATGAGGCTAAGTAACCTACCTTCTATTGAATTGGCTACATCTACAGAGACATAGGGAGAAACATCTGCGCCTGTAATCACTTCTCTTCGTAAGTTCTCAAAACATCCAACATCATTTCTTGCAGCACCTTGATTACAAAGGCTATTCACCGCTTCTCCATTGGGGTAACTCAGTCCAATGATATGATATCCGCGAGAAGCACCTTGTTGTAGGATGGCACCGATTTCACAAGGTGTCGAACCCGTTCCAGGATAAAAAACAGAAAGAACGTTTTTTCGACTAACACCCGATTGTGGAGGATAAACGTGATGGGGCTGGTGATATGAAGTGATTGCAGAAGAAGTTAGGGAAGGTTGGATTTGTAGTCTTGTCAGCGCTCCAACAGAACCACTTGAAGGAAATGTATTTTGACCCACACAAGACCTCGCATACAACCCAAGCCCGAGCAAAGTGACCAGATCTTCTTCTGTGTCTTCGGATTTTTTTTTGCAGGAAATGACAAAAGTAAAAAGAATTAGAAAAAGGAAATAACTACGAACAAAACGAAACAAATCAAAAGAAAACAACGGCAACTACCTTAAATTAAATTAGATTCTTAGGTAGTAATAAAACCAAGCGAATGAAATGCAAATCAATTCTGAAATTTAGTCCCTTTCCTCGTAACAAAGAAATCGCCT
This genomic stretch from Leptospira meyeri harbors:
- a CDS encoding BPSS1187 family protein, encoding MFSFDLFRFVRSYFLFLILFTFVISCKKKSEDTEEDLVTLLGLGLYARSCVGQNTFPSSGSVGALTRLQIQPSLTSSAITSYHQPHHVYPPQSGVSRKNVLSVFYPGTGSTPCEIGAILQQGASRGYHIIGLSYPNGEAVNSLCNQGAARNDVGCFENLRREVITGADVSPYVSVDVANSIEGRLLSLIQYLVQTRPGEGWDQFLSGNVVNWSLVYVGGHSQGSGHAAFHGKIRTLGRVSIYSGVSDYSLQFATLPSWMGATQNTPAASYYGLIHENDTVANFSGDTNQVTDAWSSQFSMTGTLTNTNVGSPFGNSHRLVTSACNGMGAAALHSCPMINGFQSIWNYVSYP